The Paenibacillus beijingensis nucleotide sequence TTTCGGGGACCGGATTTATATCCGCCGCCATAAGAACAGCGAAGCGCTCGAGGAAATTTTGCAGCAGGGCGGATTCGACCGGCCCAGCACGTGGATGATCGGCAATTCGATCCGGACCGATGTCGTGCCGGCGCTGACGACCGGCATTCACGCGATTCATGTTCAAACCGAGAAAGAATGGTTGTTCAATGTCGTTTCGATTGATGTGGAGCCGAAAGGTGCCTTCCTGACGCTGAACCATCTGCGGGATGTTCCGTCAGCGATTAATGACTATATCGGCCGCTGATGCTTACTATAGTGGGAGGGGGCAGCCAGCCCCCTCTTTTTTCCGCTTTTACCGAGACGGATGCTTATCCTTCTAGACTGGCATTCGTTTGTCGGCCTCCGCTATATGAACCAACTCCCGATCAATGCCAATATCCCGAGCACAACGTTGATCCAGCCGATCAATCGGCTCGCTCTCGCTTCCTTTTTCATTGTTCTCAGCTTATATCCGACTGCATCCAGCCGCAGAATGAGGTATGCGCTCATGAACCATAACGGTATCGAAAATTCAAAGGCTTTGCCGATGCCTATCATATTTAGGTAAAGCCCCCTGTCAGAAAGATAAACGATTTATTTGGCTTTCATTCCGACCCGCCGCGTTTTGACGATCGCTTGAATTTCGACGGAAGTATCTTTATACATTTCCTGCCATTTTCTTTCGTTTTGATATGACGATTCCAATACCCCGGTTTTTCGCTCGCACATATTCGCCAAATCCGAATATATCGGCTCCTTGCTTCTGCGTTTTTTCAATCACTTCTTCGTGAAGTTTTTTAATCCTTTTTTGGTCATCACGTTCGATTTGGGCGAGTATTTCCGGGGTATTGACGTAAAATTGCTCACTTATTTTTTCTTCGACGTTAACCTCATAAAGGATGGTCGCATGAATATGCGGACGGCCGTTTTTGATCCGGACGTCAATTTTGGATTTGCGGTTGAATGCAAAAAGCGAAATCGTTTTCCAACCACCATCCACTCTCACAAAAGTCCGAAGCCCGTCCGGATTCACCCCTTTGATCCCCAAATAGGATGCGATTTCAAGCGGTTTCGTAACACCGACCATTTTATCGTTATTAAAATAAGCCAATCCCTTGATTTCAACATTTTGTTCTTTCTTTATTTGCACATAAGGAAGAAAACCTTCCTGGCCTTTCTTCGAGGAGTTGCTCCAGAACATTCCGACGTAGTCTTCCAGAAACTTGCCCATTTTCACGGCTTCATCCAACGTGGACATCAAATATAACGTCGGTACGCGTTCCAGTTTAGGCGCAGCTTTCATAATCGCTTCCGCATTTCCGTGCGCAACGATCATCCACGCCATTCTTCGTACTTGAGAATCGCGCCGGAAATAATCGTTGAAATTTTGCAATCCTTTTCTGGCAATATCTTCGGATACGACGATGATGCGCAAATGTCCCAAAAACAGTCTGCTTGAAATTTGCTGCTGCAAACCCATTAGCGCATCGTCAATCGAATGTCCCACCACACTGATCACCCAAATCGTTTGGTCTGAGCCCTTGCTCCCTCCGCTTCCCCCTTCTCCCGGTCCGAGCGGAATTTTCCCCGGAAGGGCGATCTGTACGGCGACGCGGATCATTTCTTTATCCGGTGCGGGAAAAGAGCCGCGAAGATGCGCAATCTCATCTTCTTTGTTTTCAGCTTCCTTCTCCGCGACGTCAATCGATATCCCTAAAACGACGGCCCGGTCCTCGATTTCAAGACGGTCCCAGCACCCGGTCAGAAGCGGAAAGAACAGGAGCATTCCGGATACGATTTTAACCGGTTTCATCCATCGGTTTATTTTCAACCTGATCCCCTCTTTTCTTACGAATAATGGAGACGGTCCACAGCAGACCGGGATAAACAATCGTCATCATAAGACCGAACCTTCCCACGACCTCGATGATTCGGTACATCTGAAAAATATTTTGAGGCACCATTGCCATCACAAAAACAAAAGGCAGCATGAAAAAAGAAAACATCTTATGGTCCCGTAAACGAAACAGCTTGCTTATCCCGTGAATGACAAGAAAATAGCTCGAGTACAGCGTTGTAAAAACAGCCGTCACCCAGACCGCAAGAAAGGCCGCATCCAGCCGTTCCAAAACATTCGCAGGCAAAGATGTCGCCTTGGCCAATTCCAAGGTAGGCCATAACAAATGTTTGATCTCTTCGGCACCGAATACGCTGACCGCTCCCGCCACAATCAGGACGTAATGTCCTCCGGCAATGAGAATGCCCCATAAACTTGCTGTCATCACCTTCTCTGGCCGGCGCATCGCCGGTATGACAACGGTCACGATAAAGGATCCCTGAAAAAGAGCAGCCACTGTAACGGCACCTTCGAGCATTCCGCCGGCTTCATTCCCCCAAATCGGCAGCCGGTTAAGTGGATCGGCATTTTTCATGGAAAGCGCAAGCATCAGCATTATTGGAAAAATTAGGATAGGGGAATAAAAGAAATGAATGTAAGCAAGCGTGGTGATATCGTTGCGGGCGGAAATGGCCGCCAATAGCAGCATCACAATAACCGTCACTTCCAGCGAGGTCATTTGCAGAACTGACGTTTCGACGACTTCACCGAACTCGCGGGCGGTTAGCGAGGTCAGAACGGCAAAGAAGGCGATCAAGCAGGCGCTTCCGATCCAGGCGGGCCATTTTCCGATAATGTCCTCGCTGTATTGCATGATGGATTGGTTTGGAAAACGAATGCCGAGCAGCGTAATGAGCACCAACCCGACGACGGCGATCGCCACTCCAAGCAAAGTAACGAGCGGTGCCCCCGTATCCGCTACTTTTACGGCTATGGAAGGCAATGCAAGCACGCCTACTCCGATAATGGTACTGACAACAATCGCTGTTGCTTGAAGCACGGTTATCTGGCGAGGCGATTCCACTTTGTCACTCTCCCTTTTTCTTATTGCCATTGGTCGGTTCCAGCACATTGTGCTGCGGATTCTGAAGCTCGTCCACCGTACTGCTGTTCAGTTTGGTCTTTTCCTGTGGATGAAGAAACGAAGGTCTTTTCTGCAGTGACCATAACGGCCCGCGAATAAGCAGATCCTTCAACCCTTGAGCATCTACGGGAACAAGCGGACTCAAGTAAGGAACGCCAAATGATTTTAAGGAAAGAAGATGATTCGTAATCAGGATCAATCCGACCATAATGCCGTACAGTCCGAACATTCCGGCCATAATGATGAGCGGAAAGCGCAGAAGCCGGAGGGCGAGGGCCGCATTATAAGCCGGCGTTGCAAACGAGCCGATTGTCGTCAAAGCAATAATAACGACGGAGATCGGACTGGCAAAGCCTGCCGCCACCGCCGCCTGTCCGATCACGAGCACGCCGACGATGGACAGCGCGCCGCCGACTTGCTGCGGCAGCCGGATTGTCGCTTCGCGCAATACTTCCATTGATACTTCAATAATGAGCACTTCAACAACGGCGGGGAAAGGAACGCCTGCCCGTCCACCGGCTACCGCTACTGCAAACTCGGTTGGAATCAGCTCCGGATTGAACGAAATAATCGCAACATAAAGCGCAGGCAGGACTAGCGAGAAGAGCAAGGCTACAAGCCTTGCCAACCGAATCGAGCTCATCAGCAGAAAGCGTTCCGTATAATCCTCGACTGTCTGATAAAATTGGTTGAAAACGGTCGGAACGACAAGGGCTAACGGAGATCCGTCGACCAAAATAGCAACCCTGCCTTCCAGCAGGTTGGCAACGACTTTGTCCGGCCGTTCCGTGTATTGAACTTGGGGAAATGGGGAGAGATGATTGTCCTCAAGAAATTGCTCCAGATAACCTGAATCCATTACCGCATCGATATCAATATTGTGCAAACGCCGGTTGACTTCCTTTACAAGGTCCGGATCCGTGATGCCTTCCATCCGGCAAACCGCCACTTTCGATTTGGTCCGGCGGCCGATTTCCATTGTTGTCACGCGTAAATCAGCCGTCTGCAGCCGGTAGCGGATCAGGGCGATATTCGAGCCCAAAGGCTCGATAAAGCCGTCACGCGGTCCCCGGATAACCTGCTCGGTAGCAGGCTGTTCGATTCCCCGCTTGTCGATACTGCGCGTACCGATCAGAAAAGCTTCGTCCAACCCATCGACTGCGACGACAGTCTGCCCGCGAAGCAGGCCTTCGACCAGCTCATTAAGCCGCCATTCCAGCTTTCCTTCGCTGTGGTACAAGGAATCGTTCAGGAGAATGTCCTTTAACCGATCGATCCCGATGTCCTTCCCTTCCAAATGGGCCGGTACATACATAAACGGTTTCAAAATTTCGGTGTTTATGGTCCCCTGCTCGATCATATTGGAGTAGTAAAACATGACCGCATGATACCGCCCGAACACATGGAAGCGACGGTGGACAAAGTCATCGCTGTCTCCTAATATGCCATTGAAAAAAGCAATCGTATTTTCCAGCAGCCCGTCTATTTTCACATCCTTGTACGTTTCCAGAGCTTGATTCGGTACAGACGCAGCCGCCGGCTTGTTCGATTTTCGGTTCTGATTCATAAAGAGCATGAGATCACCCCTCGCTCTATAATGGCCGAAGCTTTCGATTACGGCTTCTTATCTTACCCATATTTGACATATCATTGGACGTTTAAACCCGGTTCCGGGAAAAAGAGATGTTCGTTTCAGGCAGGCAGAAAGCAAAAAGCAACCGGACGTTAGTCATGCGACTGAAGCTGGGCAAAATGAAATCGGCCGCCGTACATGATCCCACACCATTTTGCGTGAATCGAACTTTACGAGGATTGAAAGATGCCGGTCAATTTCCGCATTAAAAAACCGGCATTCGTCCCTGCTGGAACGAGATGCCGGCTTGCGTATCCGTTTTACGTTTCGGACCGGATACTGAGCGTACCCTTGGCGCGGTCGCTCAGCACCCACTTGCCTTTATAGGAAGTGCCGTCCTTGTTCTTGAACGTCAGCACGGAAGTGGCGCCTTTGGAGATCAGCGATTTAAGCATCGGCACCGATACTTTTTTCCCCTGCTGCTCCTTCCAGATGACAAAACCGCACCCTTCCCGGTAGCGGCTGCAGCCGTACCCGCGCTTGCCCTCGATAATCGAGCCGCCGCAGCCCGCTCTCGGACAAGCCTCCAGCGCGACTAAACCAGCCGCCGCTCCTTTGGCGGGGGATGACGGAGCAGCCGGAGTACGTACAGCCGCTGCAGTACCGCCGCTTCGGGAACTGTGTACGCTTTCCCCGTCCGGTACGCCCGGTACTGCCGCTTCGCCGGACGGGGCGGTTCCGGAGCGACCGGAGCTTCCGGAGCGTTTAGCGGCAGCGCTGCGGGAAGCTTTTGCTCCTCCCCGCCCTTTACGGCCGGCTGTACCGCCCTCATCCTCAAACGTTCCCGGTGGCGCGGGAGGCTGCTGCTTTACTTTGTCAACGATCACGCGGGCGAACTGCTTCACCTGCTCCATGAACCGTTCGTCGGATGCTTCGCCCCGGGAGATCTGCACAAGCCGCTGCTCCCATTGTCCGGTCATGACAGGCGATGCGAGCAGTTCGACGCCCGCGCCGCGGATCAGCTCCACTGCTGCGACTCCCTTGGACGTAATATCGAGTTTTTTGCCGCTGAGCGTTATATATCCGACCTGCTTCAACCGTTCAATCGTAGCAGCGCGCGTTGCCGGCGTACCAAGTCCGCTGTCTTTCATCGTTTCGCGCAGCTCCTCGTCCTCCATCGTCTTTCCCGCGCTCTCCATCGCTTTGAGCAGTGTGCCCTCGGTATACGATTTGGGCGGCTGCGTCGCTTTCTCCTGCGCCACTGAATCGGTGCACTGCACCGGAAGCGCGGGATCGACGGCAAACGCCGAATCGGTGAGCTGCTCATCGTCTTCCTCCGAATCGGCTTTGCCTTTCTTTTTGGACGATTTTTTGTTGTCCTCCGCCCCCGCTGCCTGCGTCACTTTCCAGCCGGGAGCAAGCTGCTGCTTAATTCGCGTCCGGAACAGCTCCTGTTCCACCTCGGTCATCACCGTATGATTGTTATAGATTGCCGGAGGATAATAATGAGAAAGAAAGCGGCGCACGATCATATCATAAATCTTGTTCTCGTCCGCGCTTAAAATGGGTGCCTTCTTCGGCGTCGGCAAAATAGCATGGTGATCCTCGACCTTGGAAGGATTGCATACCGCTTTGTTTCCTTTATGTACACGGCTGCGGTCCGCTCCCTGCACCAGATCGGCATAAGATGTGCCGCCAAGCATCGACAGCACCTTGCCCATGACAGGCAAATTTTCTTCCGTCACATAGTTGGAATTGGTTCGCGGATACGAAATGACTTTGTGCTTTTCATAGAGCGCTTGTGCAAGGTCAAGCGTTTTTTTGGCGGAGAAGCCGTATTTTCCGTTCGCCTCCCGCTGCAGCAGCGTCAAGTCGTAAAGCCGGTATGGATATTCCTTGCTTTCCGTCACATCGTACGACTGGATGCGTCCCGGCTTGCCTTTCACCTTGGCGGCGATCGCCTCCGCTTTCCCTTTATCGGTCAGCCTCTCTCCCTGCCAAACGCCGCGGTAGGATGAGGACAACTGCTCCATGACGGCGCTGACGACATAATAAGTTTCCGGTTTAAAATCGCTCAATTCCCGGTAACGGTCATACAACAGCGCAAGCACCGGCGTCTGCACGCGTCCGACCGACAGCAGCGCCCGATGGCGGATCGTGAAGGCGCGGGAGGCGTTCATTCCGATCAGCCAATCGGCCTCGCTTCTGGCGCTTGCCGCCCGTGTCAGATCGTCATAATCGTTATCGCTGCGCAGGTTGTCGAACCCTTTGCGAATCGTTTCGGCGGTTAAGTCGGATATCCACAACCGCTGGGCGGGCTGATTGAGCTTCAGGTAGGTACGGATCAGATGAAAAATAAGCTGCCCCTCCCTCCCGGCATCGCAGGCGTTCACAAGCCTTCCGCACCGCTTCGCGAGTTCGCCGATCGTCTTGAGCTGATCTTTTGTCCTCGGGTTAGGCTTCAGCTTGAAGCGATCGGGAATAATGGGCAAATCATGTTCGTTCCACCGTTTATATTTGGCGTCGTAGGAATCGGGCTCCGCCAATCCGACAAGATGGCCGATCGCCCATGTCACGATGTAACGCTCGCCTTCCAAATAAGTCCGGCGATTGACCGCCTTAGGTTCCACTACGGCGGCAATCGTCCGTCCCATGTCCGGTTTTTCCGCAATAATTAACGTTTTCAGGTCTATCGCCTCTTTAACGGTTTGGTTGTCATTCACACCTTTGTTATGGCCCTCCGGGCGTACCCGCAATTTCCTCCAGCATCTTAAGTATGCTGCGCACGCCGTTCGCCCAATTCGGATCTTCCGCGTATTTGCGGTTGATCCACGTAATCGGGTCTACTTCGCCGGGGCGCCGAGCGCTGAGCGTGACGATTGTCTTCGCCGCAATCGATGCCGATTCCTGAATATTGGAGTTGAATTCCTGCCAGCTGTGGTACACGTTAAACGGATTGTTGGCAATCTTTTTCGCCACTTCGCCGGTCGCAGGAACAAAGGACTGTTCCTGCCCGGTAATGGCATACATCAGGAGCGGATTGATATCGTAGCGCTTGGCGGCGGAAATGATCGCATGCATCGCATCATTTGCGGCCAGCAGCGAATTGCGGCTTCGCAAAAAAGCTTTGAGCTTGTCCGCATCAATCGTCTGGTACCGCAAATATGGCGGAAGTTCATTGCCGGGAACAGCCTTCTTGACCGTTTTCTGTGCAGGCGGGGGTGAAGAAATGACCTTTTCCGCCTTTTGACCGGCTTCCGCTGTCCGTGTTTGATTGGTTTCCATAATAGTACCGGTTTCGTTGCCGGCCAGCTTGGAGGGGTCATCTGCAGGAGCTGAAAACAACTTCAAGCCATATATTATAATTGAAAAAGCAAACAGCATAAACAGCAGCGCATATCCCATGACGCGGGAACGCTGCACGCCCGGGGCTTCAACCGGAACCTCAACCGTGCCTGCAGCAGCGAGCCGGGAAACGGATTTAAATCCCGCCGCATATTGCCGCTCCCGTAAAAGCTGATTTTTTAACGTTTGCCAAAGCTGATGTGCCCCGGCGTCACCGGATTGCTGCTTCATGCTGCGCACTTTTGTTATTGCTTCCTGGAACTCCGAAACTTCAAGCGACAGGTCCAATTTTTGACCGATCCACTTTCGCAGCGGATGCTTCATATCGTCTTCACGCAAATTTAGTTCCAAACATACCGACAAAATATCGCTTGCCAAAACCGTCTTGCTTTTCTTATTCATCGTTGTTCGAATCAGGCGACGGGTGATTTCGTGCTTCACTGCTTCCTTAAAATCGGGAAGCTGGCGGTGAATGATCCGGCCAGCGGCATCGGCAATCATTTGAGCCCGCCGTTCAATCGGCATATCGTTATGTTTCGTATGAACGTAAGAACGTATATTTCGGATGTCCTCAGGCGTCAAAATTGCGGCGCCCTCGGTATAACGCAAAACTATCACTCCTCAAGAATGTCGTTGACCTATACCATTCTAGCACATCCTAAAGATCCATTTGCGAGGAAACTTTTGCAATCATTTCTTGCACGCCGGGAAGAGAGATATAACTTGCCAATTGGGCCTTCTCTTCCGCCGTAAACTGAAATTCGCAATCGCACCCTTCATCGCGCGGAGTCATCTCGACAATCGTCCCGTCAGCCGTGCAAATGATAAAGGCTGTCAAACGAGTCAAGCCGGCGGGAGCGGGGGTCAGCGCGGATAGCTCCATTTCAAGCTCCACATCGACCAAACTTCCACGCGCTTCCATTTTCGGATAAAAGGCATGAAAACGAAGCTCGTTCCACTCGTCGGAACCGTATCGGATCATGGTTACCCTCCCCTTTCAATAACTTCGGCACGTTGAACTGCCATTTTTTTCGTCCTCTCAGCAGTGCCGGTTTAACTGTTATCGGGTATGTTAAACAGATAGAAAAAGCGCCCTGCAGGCGCCTTTTCGTTTAGCAATATTAAATATCCGTTCCAAACACTACTGGCTGCTTAAGGAAGCATCGAAGAGCCCATTAAATACTTGTCCACTTCGCGGGCAGCTTCGCGTCCTTCATTGATCGCCCAAACGATCAGACTTTGACCGCGGCGCATATCGCCGGCAGCAAATACTTTGTCCACGTTCGTCCGGTAATCGCCGTAACGAGCCTTCACGTTGGAGCGGCGGTCCTGTTCGAGCGCGAATTGATCGATCAGCGTGTTCTCCGGACCTTCAAAACCGACGGCAACAAGCACAAGTTCGGCCGGCCAAACTTTTTCCGTTCCCGGAATTTCTTTATAAATTTTGCGGCCCGTTTCGTCGACAATCCGTTCGATTTGCACCGTGTGCAGCTCTTTCAGGTTGCCGTTATCGTCGCCGACAAATTTCTTGGTCAGAACGGAAAATGCGCGCGGATCTTCGCCATACAACGCTTTTGCCTCTTCATGCGCATAATCGAGCGTGTACACATGCGGGAACTCCGGCCAAGGGTTCTGAATCGGATCGCGCTGCAGCGGCGCTTTGGCATGCGTACCGAATTGGGTGACGGACTTGCAGCCGTGACGAAGCGCGGTTGCGACACAGTCCGTTCCGGTATCCCCGCCGCCGATCACGATGACGTTTTTATCTTTTGCCGAAATATAATTGCCGTCTTCCAGGTTCGAATCCAGATAACTCTTGATCGTACCGTTCAAGTAGTCCATCGCCATATGAAC carries:
- a CDS encoding CLC_0170 family protein codes for the protein MIGIGKAFEFSIPLWFMSAYLILRLDAVGYKLRTMKKEARASRLIGWINVVLGILALIGSWFI
- a CDS encoding spore germination protein, producing MLFMNQNRKSNKPAAASVPNQALETYKDVKIDGLLENTIAFFNGILGDSDDFVHRRFHVFGRYHAVMFYYSNMIEQGTINTEILKPFMYVPAHLEGKDIGIDRLKDILLNDSLYHSEGKLEWRLNELVEGLLRGQTVVAVDGLDEAFLIGTRSIDKRGIEQPATEQVIRGPRDGFIEPLGSNIALIRYRLQTADLRVTTMEIGRRTKSKVAVCRMEGITDPDLVKEVNRRLHNIDIDAVMDSGYLEQFLEDNHLSPFPQVQYTERPDKVVANLLEGRVAILVDGSPLALVVPTVFNQFYQTVEDYTERFLLMSSIRLARLVALLFSLVLPALYVAIISFNPELIPTEFAVAVAGGRAGVPFPAVVEVLIIEVSMEVLREATIRLPQQVGGALSIVGVLVIGQAAVAAGFASPISVVIIALTTIGSFATPAYNAALALRLLRFPLIIMAGMFGLYGIMVGLILITNHLLSLKSFGVPYLSPLVPVDAQGLKDLLIRGPLWSLQKRPSFLHPQEKTKLNSSTVDELQNPQHNVLEPTNGNKKKGE
- a CDS encoding glucosaminidase domain-containing protein, which translates into the protein MRYTEGAAILTPEDIRNIRSYVHTKHNDMPIERRAQMIADAAGRIIHRQLPDFKEAVKHEITRRLIRTTMNKKSKTVLASDILSVCLELNLREDDMKHPLRKWIGQKLDLSLEVSEFQEAITKVRSMKQQSGDAGAHQLWQTLKNQLLRERQYAAGFKSVSRLAAAGTVEVPVEAPGVQRSRVMGYALLFMLFAFSIIIYGLKLFSAPADDPSKLAGNETGTIMETNQTRTAEAGQKAEKVISSPPPAQKTVKKAVPGNELPPYLRYQTIDADKLKAFLRSRNSLLAANDAMHAIISAAKRYDINPLLMYAITGQEQSFVPATGEVAKKIANNPFNVYHSWQEFNSNIQESASIAAKTIVTLSARRPGEVDPITWINRKYAEDPNWANGVRSILKMLEEIAGTPGGP
- a CDS encoding type IA DNA topoisomerase; its protein translation is MKTLIIAEKPDMGRTIAAVVEPKAVNRRTYLEGERYIVTWAIGHLVGLAEPDSYDAKYKRWNEHDLPIIPDRFKLKPNPRTKDQLKTIGELAKRCGRLVNACDAGREGQLIFHLIRTYLKLNQPAQRLWISDLTAETIRKGFDNLRSDNDYDDLTRAASARSEADWLIGMNASRAFTIRHRALLSVGRVQTPVLALLYDRYRELSDFKPETYYVVSAVMEQLSSSYRGVWQGERLTDKGKAEAIAAKVKGKPGRIQSYDVTESKEYPYRLYDLTLLQREANGKYGFSAKKTLDLAQALYEKHKVISYPRTNSNYVTEENLPVMGKVLSMLGGTSYADLVQGADRSRVHKGNKAVCNPSKVEDHHAILPTPKKAPILSADENKIYDMIVRRFLSHYYPPAIYNNHTVMTEVEQELFRTRIKQQLAPGWKVTQAAGAEDNKKSSKKKGKADSEEDDEQLTDSAFAVDPALPVQCTDSVAQEKATQPPKSYTEGTLLKAMESAGKTMEDEELRETMKDSGLGTPATRAATIERLKQVGYITLSGKKLDITSKGVAAVELIRGAGVELLASPVMTGQWEQRLVQISRGEASDERFMEQVKQFARVIVDKVKQQPPAPPGTFEDEGGTAGRKGRGGAKASRSAAAKRSGSSGRSGTAPSGEAAVPGVPDGESVHSSRSGGTAAAVRTPAAPSSPAKGAAAGLVALEACPRAGCGGSIIEGKRGYGCSRYREGCGFVIWKEQQGKKVSVPMLKSLISKGATSVLTFKNKDGTSYKGKWVLSDRAKGTLSIRSET
- a CDS encoding GerAB/ArcD/ProY family transporter, whose product is MESPRQITVLQATAIVVSTIIGVGVLALPSIAVKVADTGAPLVTLLGVAIAVVGLVLITLLGIRFPNQSIMQYSEDIIGKWPAWIGSACLIAFFAVLTSLTAREFGEVVETSVLQMTSLEVTVIVMLLLAAISARNDITTLAYIHFFYSPILIFPIMLMLALSMKNADPLNRLPIWGNEAGGMLEGAVTVAALFQGSFIVTVVIPAMRRPEKVMTASLWGILIAGGHYVLIVAGAVSVFGAEEIKHLLWPTLELAKATSLPANVLERLDAAFLAVWVTAVFTTLYSSYFLVIHGISKLFRLRDHKMFSFFMLPFVFVMAMVPQNIFQMYRIIEVVGRFGLMMTIVYPGLLWTVSIIRKKRGDQVENKPMDETG
- a CDS encoding Ger(x)C family spore germination protein is translated as MKINRWMKPVKIVSGMLLFFPLLTGCWDRLEIEDRAVVLGISIDVAEKEAENKEDEIAHLRGSFPAPDKEMIRVAVQIALPGKIPLGPGEGGSGGSKGSDQTIWVISVVGHSIDDALMGLQQQISSRLFLGHLRIIVVSEDIARKGLQNFNDYFRRDSQVRRMAWMIVAHGNAEAIMKAAPKLERVPTLYLMSTLDEAVKMGKFLEDYVGMFWSNSSKKGQEGFLPYVQIKKEQNVEIKGLAYFNNDKMVGVTKPLEIASYLGIKGVNPDGLRTFVRVDGGWKTISLFAFNRKSKIDVRIKNGRPHIHATILYEVNVEEKISEQFYVNTPEILAQIERDDQKRIKKLHEEVIEKTQKQGADIFGFGEYVRAKNRGIGIVISKRKKMAGNV